A window of Polaribacter litorisediminis contains these coding sequences:
- a CDS encoding sulfatase family protein, translating to MKNNLLIISFLLVVVSCNNKKKEADVTKTVSQKPNIVIFYVDDLGYGDLSSYGALGVTTPNVDKLANNGIKYTDAHSSAATCTPSRYSLLTGEYAFRNDAAILPGDAPLLINPAKSTLPSMLKKAGYKTAVVGKWHLGLGDGNTDWNKEIKPGPLEIGFDYSFLLPATGDRVPTVYVENHKALNLDPNDPIKISYQKPFKGVPTGITNPELLRYPADKQHSEAIVNGISRIGNQTGGTSALWKDENFPFVFSEKANQFIENNKENPFFLFFSFHDIHVPRLPNEKFQGASSMGLRGDAIAQMDWTTGQIINKLEELGLDKNTLVIFTSDNGPVLNDGYEDGAEENLGDHKPAGPFRGGKYSAFEAGTRVPMITYWPGTIKKGESNALISQIDYYASFSSLVSQKMDTNTAIDSKNVKDALLNSGSEAREMMLEESFTLSIRNKNYKYIAPISDKDFPKWIVNKKVEGGFSEKPQLYDLSKDLGEQTNIASKNEALVTKMQAQIDSIVALSK from the coding sequence TATGGAGATTTAAGCAGTTATGGTGCTCTTGGAGTTACCACGCCTAACGTAGACAAGCTAGCAAATAATGGGATTAAATATACAGATGCTCATAGCTCTGCTGCTACTTGTACGCCTTCTAGATACTCTCTTCTTACAGGAGAATACGCCTTTAGAAACGATGCTGCAATTTTACCTGGAGATGCTCCGTTATTAATCAATCCAGCAAAATCAACTTTACCTAGCATGCTTAAAAAAGCAGGATACAAAACAGCGGTTGTTGGCAAATGGCATTTGGGTTTAGGTGATGGAAATACAGATTGGAACAAAGAAATAAAACCCGGACCTTTAGAAATTGGTTTTGATTATAGTTTTTTATTGCCAGCAACTGGAGATAGAGTTCCTACAGTATATGTAGAAAACCATAAAGCATTAAATTTAGACCCTAATGACCCTATCAAAATCAGCTATCAAAAGCCTTTTAAAGGTGTGCCTACAGGAATTACCAATCCTGAATTGCTACGATATCCTGCAGACAAACAACATAGTGAAGCCATCGTAAATGGCATCAGTAGAATTGGAAATCAAACAGGAGGTACTTCTGCACTTTGGAAAGATGAAAACTTTCCTTTTGTGTTCTCTGAAAAAGCAAATCAGTTTATAGAAAACAACAAAGAAAATCCTTTCTTTTTGTTTTTCTCTTTTCACGATATTCACGTTCCAAGACTACCAAACGAAAAGTTTCAAGGAGCATCTTCTATGGGATTAAGAGGTGATGCAATTGCGCAAATGGATTGGACAACAGGACAAATTATCAATAAATTGGAAGAATTAGGACTTGATAAAAACACGCTGGTTATTTTTACAAGTGATAATGGCCCTGTTTTAAATGATGGTTATGAAGATGGAGCAGAAGAAAATTTAGGAGATCACAAACCTGCAGGTCCTTTTAGAGGCGGAAAATACAGTGCTTTTGAAGCGGGTACAAGAGTCCCAATGATTACCTATTGGCCAGGAACTATTAAAAAAGGAGAAAGTAATGCTCTAATTTCTCAAATTGATTATTATGCTTCTTTCAGTAGTTTGGTCTCACAAAAAATGGATACTAACACAGCTATTGATAGCAAAAATGTAAAAGATGCTTTGTTAAACTCAGGTAGTGAAGCTCGCGAAATGATGTTAGAGGAATCGTTCACATTATCTATAAGAAATAAAAACTATAAATACATTGCACCTATTAGCGACAAAGATTTTCCAAAGTGGATTGTAAACAAAAAAGTAGAAGGCGGATTTTCAGAAAAACCTCAACTTTATGATTTATCAAAAGATCTCGGAGAGCAAACTAACATTGCTTCAAAAAATGAAGCTTTAGTAACGAAGATGCAAGCACAGATTGATAGTATTGTTGCTTTATCGAAATAA